Proteins encoded together in one Armatimonadota bacterium window:
- the acsB gene encoding acetyl-CoA decarbonylase/synthase complex subunit alpha/beta, which yields MSKLVAAAAVRGARQVFREAEELLTAAVAERGEECEIGFPETAFYLPMANALLGVEAQNLRDAQGILDYARTLLREEPSDHLWLPYLPAALDSGICTLLCEELVEALRYLNGTEPQDHWHGFISDTILRTLGIQLVDGRLPGFAAIVGAAPDNQTAVYLIRELQKRNLLTFLIGNHEGRTMRDQLVEEGIIPGDPSQTEDGDLKKAWWGQYIVPLGPDTHSIIYALNWAIRGALTFGGHKKGEWLNNLRYCKNRIFAFGLGLGTIDDLKYASGAGAINMGFPVIADTPIPEIRPSGVCTYEELVHELDYEKLIPTCVEVRGVKVTVKDLNVPVPVAAAFEGETVRREDMHVQFGGKYSTCFEYLRMRELNQVEDGKIELIGPDCDVVEVGGHLPLAFLIEVAGRKMQQDFEPILERQVHTIVNHAMGIFHMGQRDIPWVRISKDAFKAGFRLRHFAELLRAEYLSKFPALVDKVQVTVFTDEEKMAPVLAEARKAWTARDERIAGMTDETVDTFYSCTLCQSYAPNHVCIISPERLGLCGAYNWLDGRAAYEINPAGPNQPVPKGKVIDEVKGQWENVNEFVYNTSNKSVERFNAYSLMEDPMTSCGCFECIIAILPECNGVMIVNREFPDMTPCGMPFTTLAGSVGGGLQTPGFLGIGRLYISSRKFISAEGGQRRIVWMPKELKADVAERLRKRAAEIGEPDLLDQIGDETVATTTEELLAFLQEKGHPALKMDPMF from the coding sequence ATGTCCAAGCTCGTGGCTGCGGCCGCCGTGCGCGGCGCGCGGCAAGTGTTCAGGGAAGCCGAGGAGCTGCTGACGGCGGCCGTCGCCGAGCGCGGCGAGGAATGCGAAATCGGGTTCCCGGAAACCGCCTTCTACCTGCCCATGGCGAACGCGCTGCTGGGGGTGGAGGCGCAGAACCTGCGCGACGCCCAGGGCATCCTCGATTATGCGCGCACGCTGCTGCGCGAGGAACCCAGCGACCACCTGTGGCTGCCCTATCTGCCGGCGGCGCTGGATTCCGGCATCTGCACCCTGCTGTGCGAGGAGCTGGTGGAGGCGCTGCGCTACCTCAACGGCACCGAGCCCCAGGACCACTGGCACGGGTTTATCTCGGATACCATCCTGCGCACCCTCGGCATTCAACTGGTGGACGGGCGCCTGCCCGGGTTCGCCGCGATCGTGGGCGCGGCCCCCGACAACCAGACGGCCGTGTACCTCATCCGCGAGCTGCAGAAGCGCAACCTCCTGACCTTCCTCATCGGCAACCACGAAGGGCGCACCATGCGCGACCAACTGGTGGAGGAGGGCATCATCCCCGGCGACCCGTCACAGACCGAGGACGGCGACCTCAAGAAGGCATGGTGGGGGCAGTACATCGTGCCCCTGGGGCCCGACACCCACTCCATCATCTACGCCCTCAACTGGGCGATCCGCGGCGCCCTCACCTTCGGCGGGCACAAGAAAGGCGAGTGGCTGAACAATCTGCGCTACTGCAAGAACCGCATCTTCGCCTTCGGTCTCGGCCTTGGCACCATAGATGACCTCAAGTACGCCAGCGGCGCCGGCGCCATCAACATGGGCTTCCCGGTCATCGCCGACACCCCCATCCCCGAGATCCGCCCCAGCGGGGTGTGCACCTACGAGGAGCTGGTGCACGAGCTCGACTACGAGAAGCTGATCCCCACCTGCGTCGAGGTGCGCGGGGTCAAGGTCACGGTCAAGGATCTCAATGTCCCGGTGCCGGTCGCCGCCGCCTTCGAGGGCGAGACCGTGCGCCGCGAAGACATGCACGTGCAGTTCGGCGGCAAGTACTCGACCTGCTTCGAGTACCTGAGGATGCGCGAGCTGAACCAGGTGGAGGACGGCAAGATCGAGCTGATCGGGCCTGATTGCGACGTCGTCGAGGTGGGCGGACACCTGCCGCTGGCGTTCCTGATCGAGGTTGCGGGGCGCAAGATGCAGCAGGACTTCGAGCCCATCCTCGAGCGCCAGGTGCACACCATCGTCAACCACGCCATGGGCATCTTCCACATGGGGCAGCGCGACATACCGTGGGTGCGCATCAGCAAGGACGCCTTCAAGGCGGGGTTCCGCCTGCGCCACTTCGCCGAGCTGCTGCGCGCCGAGTACCTGAGCAAGTTTCCGGCGCTGGTGGACAAGGTGCAGGTCACCGTCTTCACCGACGAGGAGAAGATGGCGCCGGTGCTGGCCGAGGCGCGCAAGGCCTGGACCGCGCGCGACGAGCGCATCGCCGGCATGACCGACGAGACGGTGGACACGTTCTACTCCTGCACCCTGTGCCAGTCCTATGCCCCCAACCACGTCTGCATCATCAGCCCCGAGCGCCTGGGCCTATGCGGGGCGTACAACTGGTTGGACGGGCGCGCCGCCTACGAGATCAACCCCGCCGGCCCCAACCAGCCGGTGCCCAAGGGCAAGGTCATTGACGAGGTCAAAGGGCAGTGGGAGAACGTCAACGAGTTCGTCTACAACACCTCCAACAAGAGCGTCGAGCGCTTCAACGCCTACTCGCTGATGGAGGACCCGATGACCTCGTGCGGGTGCTTCGAGTGCATCATCGCCATCCTGCCCGAGTGCAACGGGGTCATGATCGTCAACCGCGAGTTCCCCGACATGACGCCCTGCGGCATGCCCTTCACCACCCTCGCCGGCAGCGTCGGCGGCGGCCTGCAGACGCCGGGGTTCCTGGGGATCGGACGCCTCTACATCTCCAGCCGCAAGTTCATCTCCGCCGAGGGCGGCCAGCGCCGCATCGTGTGGATGCCCAAGGAGCTCAAAGCGGAC